The genomic window CCGGCCCGCCGCGGCCTGCGGATCCGAGGCGATCGACGTCGTTAACACGTGACGAAGGCCCGGGTCACGGTTGTGGAACACGGCGCGTCCCTGTGCGCAACCGGGGAGCCAGCGAGGGACAATGCCTGCCATGGGTGCCATGATCCTTCCCCTCATCGTCGTCATGCTCGCCGGCGTCGCCGTCATCGGCGCCGTCATCGCCGAGCGCTACCCCGTCTCGACCTGGCGCGAGCGCCTCGCCGAGTTCCGCGCCGCGTCGCGCCGCGAGGACCGCGAGCGCGTCAAGTTCGTCTCCGAGGACGTCCGCCTCGACCAGCTCTGGGTCGAGGACGACTCCTCCGCCTACACGGGCACCGACCGCTTCGAGGGCCTCGTCGGCGCCGTCGAGCGCACCATGGACTCCGCCGAGTCCCGCGCGGCCTCGATGCGCCGCAGCCGCGACTCCCGCGGCGGCCGCAAGGCCGAGTCCCGCGCCGCCGAGGAGGCCACCGCCCACTGACGCCCGGCGTCCGCGCGGCGCCGCCGGCGAGCACCCGGCCGCGAGGCCCCGAGCCCGCCCCACGAGGACGTTGGGTGGGCTTCGTGCGTCCCCGTCCGACACCCGGCCCCGCGCGCCGGCCGCTTGCCCCGACCGCCCTGCCCCGACTGCCCCGGCCGCCCTTCCCGGCCGGGGACTCGTCGTCCCCGGCTGCGCTCCCCACGGCTCCCCACGGCTCCTCCCTGACGCGGCGCGCGGGACGGGCCTCGCCCGCGGGACCGGACGGCCTGCCGTCGCCCGCCGACCATCGGGCATGATGGGGTCATGGAGACCCCGCTCATCGTCCTGGCCGTCGTCGTCGTGCTCGCCCTCGTGGGCGGCCTGTGGTTCTACGCCGGCCGTCGGAAGGGCGACGTGCCCCCGGAGGTCGGTCCCCACCGCCCGACCAGCGCCGACGACGTCCTCCTCACCCCGCCCGACGAGCGCGAGGGCGAGACCGGCACCGCGACGGCGACCCTCGAGCGCCCCGAGTCGATCCCGGGCCGCATGCAGCGCCTGCGCGCCCGCCTCGCCGGTTCCGGCGGCTTCGGCAAGGCCGTCCTGTCCGTCATGTCCCGCGGCGACCTCACCGAGGCCGACTGGGAGGAGATCGAGGACACCCTCCTCACCTCCGACCTCGGCCTCGAGGTGACCACCGAGCTCATGGACAACCTGCGCACCCAGGCCAAGGTCCTCGACACCACCGACCCCGGGGCCATCCGAGGCGTCCTGCGCGAGCAGCTCCTCGCCCTCGTCGACCCCACGATGGACCGCTCCCTCAACCTGACGCGTCCTGTTCCCGCCGAGTCCTGGAACGCCGCCGACGGCGCGCCGGCGGCCGCCGTGCTCATGGTCGGCGTCAACGGCACCGGCAAGACCACCACCTGCGGCAAGCTCGCCCGTGTCCTCGTCGCGCAGGACAAGACGGTCGTCATGGGCGCCGCCGACACCTTCCGCGCCGCCGCCGCCGAGCAGCTGACCACCTGGGGCGAGCGCGTCGGCGTCGACGTCGTCCGCTCCGACCGCGAGGGTGCTGACCCCGCCTCCGTCGCCTACGACGCCGCCCGGGAGGCCTCCCGCACCGGCGTCGACGTCGTCCTCGTCGACACCGCCGGCCGCCTGCAGAACAAGGCCGGCCTCATGGACGAGCTCGGCAAGATCAAGCGCGTCATGGAGAAGGTCGCCCCGGTGGGGGAGATCCTCCTCGTCCTGGACGCCACCACCGGCCAGAACGGCATGCGCCAGGCCCAGGTCTTCTCCGAGGCCGTCGGCGTCACCGGCATCGTCCTCACCAAGATGGACGGCACCGCCAAGGGCGGCATCGTCGTCACCGTGCAGCGCGAGCTCGGTGTCCCCGTCAAGCTCGTGGGCCTGGGCGAGGGCGCCGACGACCTGGCCCCCTTCGACCCGGAGGGCTTCGTCGACGCCCTCCTGGCCTGAGCGCTCGGCTTACCGGCACCCCAGCGGCGCGCCACCGCGTCCGACCCGACGCGTCCCAGCATCTGAGCGGCCGAACACGCCCCGAACGCCGTCGAAACCTCGTGGACACCTCCGCAACAGGAGCGACACACGAGGGCCGCGGGCGACACGGGGGCGTCACACGGGCGACGCCCCCGCCTGACACGCGAGGCCTTCACTCTCCGTGTGCGCAGCCCAGCGCACCACCAGGACACACACGGAGATTCCCCATGGCCCTCGACACCGGAGCCACCGCCTGGATGCTCATCAGCGCCTCCCTGGTGCTGCTCATGACCGTCCCGGCGCTGGCGCTGTTCTACGGCGGCATGAGCCGCGGCAAGTCAGTCCTCAACATGATGATGATGTCCTTCGGCGCCACCGGCGTCGTCGGCGTCGTCTACGTCCTGTGGGGCTGGTCGATGTCCTACGGCGGCACCGACATCGGCGGTGTCTTCGCCAACCCCTTCACCCAGTTCGGGCTCCACGGCACCATCGCCGGAGCCTCCGGCAACTGGCCCATCGACTACTACGGCGTCCCCGTCATCGTCGGCGTCGCCTTCCAGATGACCTTCGCCATCATCACCGTCGCCCTCATCTCCGGCGCCATCGCCGACCGCACCCGCTTCGGCGCCTGGATGGCCTTCGTCCCGGTCTGGGCGACCCTGTCCTACTTCCCGATGGCCCACATGGTCTGGGGCGGCGGGGCCCTGTCCGCCGACGGCTGGTTCGGCGGCATCGCGGCACCGACCGACTTCGCGGGCGGCACGGTCGTCCACATCAACGCGGGCGTCGCCGGCTTCTTCCTCGCCGTCGCCATCGGCAAGCGCCGCGGCTTCGGCCGCGAGCCCATCCGCCCCCACAACATCCCCCTCACCATGATCGGCGCCGGCCTTCTCTGGTTCGGCTGGTTCGGCTTCAACGCCGGGTCCGCCTTCACCGCCGACGGCAACGCCGGACTCGCCTGGGTCAACACCTCCGCCGCGACCTGCGCCGCCATGCTCGGCTGGCTCCTGGTCGAGCGGATCCGCGACGGCCACGCCACCAGCCTCGGCGCCGCCTCCGGCGTCGTCGCCGGTCTCGTCGGCATCACCCCCGCCGCCGGCTCCGTCACCCCCGTCGGCGCCATCGTCCTCGGCGTCATCGTCGGCGCCCTGTGCGCCATGGCCGTCGGCCTCAAGTTCAGGCTCGGCTACGACGACTCCCTCGACGTCGTCGGCATCCACCTCGTCGGCGGCCTCACCGGCACCGTCCTCATCGGCTTCCTCTCCAAGGACACGGGTCTCCTCTACGGCCACGGCGGGGCCCAGCTCCTCGTCCAGGTGCTCGTCGCCCTCTGCGCCGTCGTCTTCTCCCTCGTCATGACCGCGATCTGCTGGTTCGTCGTCGAGAAGACCGTCGGCTGGCGCCTCAGCCCGGAGGCCGAGCTCCTCGGCGCCGACCAGTCGGAGCACTCCGAGAGCGCCTACGAGACCCTCACCGCGGGCCGCTTCTCCGGCGCGCCCCGCCCCGCTCCGGCCACCGCGGCCGCCCCGTCCAGCAAGGAGGCCTGAGCCATGAAGCTCATCACCGCCATCATCCAGCCCTACCAGCTCGAGGCCGTCTCCAACGCCCTCGAGGCCGCCGGGATCCGCGGCATCACGGTCTCCGAGGCGCAGGGCGCCGGCCGCCAGAAGGGCCACACCGAGGTCTACCGCGGCGCCGAGTACCGCGTCGACTACGTCCCCAAGGCCCGCATCGAGGTCGTCGTCGCCGACCCCGACGCCCCGGCCGCCGTCACCGCCATCGCCGACTCCGCCCGCACCGGGCACATCGGCGACGGGAAGATCTGGGTCACCCCCGTCGAGGACGTCGTCCGCGTCCGCACCGGGGAGACCGGGGAACGGGCCCTCTGACAAGGGCCGACAACCGCACCGGGTCACCTGAGCCCACCACCACGAGGGAAGTAAGGCCCGTCCGATGAGCATCCCGACCCGCCCCCTGAAGGCCACGGAGACCCAGGACGAGCCCGGCCCCCTCCTCTCACCCGCGCAGGCCGCCGCCCGCCACCCCCACCCGAGCACCTGGACCCCCAGGAGCGGGCGGGAGTGGCGGGCGGCGCTCGCCGCGGAGGTCGAGACGGGGCTGCGCGGGCTCTGGTCCGCTGCCACGACCGCCATGGGCCTCCAGGACCATCCCGACGCCGGTCCCCACGGCCCGCGCCCCGACGGCGCCGGCGGGAGCCGCGCCGGCGCCGACGTACCCACCCCCGGTCTCGCCCTGGCCTGCGTCGGCTCCCTCGCCCGGCGCGAGGCCGGCCCCGCCTCCGACCTCGACCTCGTCCTCCTCACCGACGGCCGCGCCGACTCCACCCTCCTGGCCGGCCTCGCCGAACGGCTCTGGTACCCGATCTGGGACGCCGGGGTGCAGCTCGACCACTCCGTGCGCACCGTCGCCGAGTGCCGCACCGTCGCCAGCCATGACCTCGCCGCCGCCCTCGGACTCCTCGACCTGAGGCACGTCGCCGGCGATGCCTCCCTCACCGAGCAGGCCGCCTCCGCCCTGCTCACAGACTGGCGCAGCGCCACCCGCAAGCGCCTGGCCGAGCTCGCCGAGGACGCCCGCGAGCGCGCCGAGGCCTTCGGCGAGCTCGCCGGTCTCCTCGAGCCCGACCTCAAGGAGACCCGCGGCGGCCTGCGCGACGCCGTCCTCGTCCGCGGCCTGGCCGCCTCCTCGCTCGCCGACCGGCCCCACGGCGAGTTCGACCGCGCCGTCGACGCCCTCCTCAACGTCCGCGACGCCCTCGCGCTCGCGACCGGCCGCTCCACCAACCGCCTCGTCCAGGCCGTCCAGGACGACGTCGCCGACGTTCTCGGCCTCGACGACGGCGCTGGGCCCGCCGAGTCAGCGGAGCAGGCCTCCTGCGCCGAGGACGAGGGCGGCGCCCCGGTGCTCGTCGTCGCCGACGGGGAGTCCGGGACCTCGGGCGGCGCGGACCTTCCCTGCCCCGGCCCTGAGGGCGGCACCGAGCACCTCGACGCGCGCGACCGCATGCTCACCGGCGCCTACGCCGCCTCCCGCGAGATCGCCGCCGCCCTCGACATGACGATGCGCTCGACCCTGCGCGCCGCCCGACCCGCCCGGCGCCCCCTCACGCTCGTCCGCTTCGGACGCCGCTCCGCCCCCGTCCTCGAGCGCCTCGACGAGGACGTCGTCGCCCACGGGGGAGAGGTCGCCCTCGCCGACCGCGCCGTCCCCGACGCCGACCCCGCCCTCCCGCTGCGCGTCGCGCTGGCCTCCGTCCGCTCGGGACAGCCGATCGCCACCGTCACCCGCGCCAGCCTGCGCCGCTGCCCGAGCCCGCGCGGTACGTGGTTCGACGAGCCCGCCGTCCGCGAGGACCGCGAGCGCACCGGCGGAGGGGCGGCGCGCGCCACGGGCAGCTCGACGATGCTCGGCAGGCTCGTCGAGCTCCTCGGCGCCGGCGACGAGCTGGTCCGCGTCTGGGAGGACCTCGACCGCGCCGGCCTGCCCGTGCGCTGGTTCCCCGGCTGGTGCGCCGTCCTCAACCGCCCCCAGCACAACCCCCTCCACCTCTACACGGTCGACCGGCACATGGTGCGCACGGCCGCCGTCGCCGGCCGCCTCCTCGGCGACGACGGCGGGGCGCGGGTCCTCGACCCCCTCGGTCTGCCGGGCCTCGATGCCGCGGCGGGCTCGCGCGACCGCACGACGCTGCTCGTCACCGCCCTCCTCCACGACCTCGGCAAGGTCCCCGGGGTGGTCGGCGAGGCGCACGCCGCCGCCGGCGCCGAGCGCGTCCCCGCGGTCCTCGACGTCCTCGGGGTCTCCGGCGCGGAGGCCGAGGAGATCGTGCTGCTCGTGCGCGAGCACCTCCTGCTCGGGGCGGCCGCGTCCAAGGCGCCCGGGGACGCGGGCGTCGTCGAGGCCGCCCTTGAGGCGCTCGGAGAGGGCGGTCGGGCGCGGCGCCGCCTCGCGCTGCTGCGCCTGCTCACGGAGGCCGACTCGCGCGCAGCCGGACCGCGCGCGTGGACGAGCGTGCGCGCCGGCGTCGTCGACCGGGCCACCGCGGCGCTGGCCGCGGAGCTCTGAGCCGGGCCGCGCGCCCACCCTCGGCCCCGTCGGCCGGCCCCGTCGCACAGAGGGCGACATCCTCGGCAGCGGCAGACGCCGTCGGTGTCGTCCTGTGCCGAGGATGTCTGCTTCTGCGGACGGCAGCCTCCGCCGGCCCACCACCGCGGTCCACGTGAGGGCCCGCACGTCCCCCTGACGGGGAGGTACGGGCCCTCACCGCTATCCTGGGGCGAGCTGCGCCCGGGCGGTCCTCGCCGTCCCCGGGCCCGGGTGCCCGTCGGGCGTCCGCCACCACCTCCGCAACCTCAGCCCCACCGGCGCCCACGGCGCCCCAGGAAGGACACCGCGTGTTCGGCAACCTCTCCGACCGGCTCACCGCCTCGTTCAAGTCCCTGCGCGGCAAGGGCCGCCTCACGGACGCCGACATCGACGAGACCGTCTCCGAGATCCGCCGCGCCCTCCTCGAGGCCGACGTCGCCCTCCCGGTGGTCCGCTCCTTCACCGCCGCCGTGCGGGAGAAGGCCAAGGACGCCGCCCGCTCACAGGCGCTCAACCCGGCCCAGCAGATCGTCAAGATCGTCAACGAAGAGCTCATCGAGATCCTCGGCGGTGAGACCCGCGACCTCAACTGGGCCGACCGCGGCCCCACGATCATCATGCTCGCCGGCCTCCAGGGCGCCGGTAAGACCACCCTGGCCGGGAAGCTCGGCCACTGGCTCAAGGAGGACGGCAAGCGCGTCCTCCTCGTCGCCTCCGACCTCCAGCGCCCCAACGCCGTCACCCAGCTGAGCGTCGTCGCCGAGCGCGCCGGCGTCGACGTGTGGGCCCCCGAGCCCGGCAACGGCGTGGGCGACCCGGTCCACGTCGCCCGCACCGGCGTCGAGCAGGCCCGCACGCACGGTTACGACGTCGTCGTCGTCGACACCGCCGGCCGTCTCGGCGTCGACGCCGAGATGATGGACCAGGCGATCCGCATCCGCGACGCCGTCCAGCCCCATGAGGTCCTCTTCGTCCTTGACGCGATGGTCGGTCAGGACGCCGTCAACACCTCCGTCGCCTTCCGCGACGGCGTCGGCTTCACCGGCGTGGTCCTGTCCAAGCTCGACGGCGACGCCCGAGGCGGCGCGGCCCTGTCCGTCCGCGGCGTCACCGGCGCACCGGTCCTCTTCTCCTCCACCGGTGAGGGCCTGGACGACTTCGAGCGCTTCCACGCCGACCGCATGGCCTCCCGCATCCTCGACATGGGTGACCTCCTCACCCTCATCGAGCAGGCGGAGAAGACCTTCGACCAGGCCGAAGCCGAGGACGCCGCCGCCCGCATGGCGCGCGGCGAGTTCACCCTCGACGACTTCCTCAGCCAGCTGCGCCAGATCCGCAAGATGGGCTCGATGAAGAAGCTCCTCGGCATGATGCCGGGCATGGGGCAGATGCGCGAGGCCATCGAGAACTTCGACGAGCGCGAGGTCGACCGCGTCGAGGCCATCGTCTGCTCGATGACCCCGGCCGAGCGCAAGGACCTCTCCATCCTCAACGGTTCGCGCCGCCAGCGCATCGCCAAGGGATCCGGTAACACCGTCCAGGCCGTCAACGAGCTCGTCGAGCGCTTCGAGCAGGCCAAGAAGATGATGGAGGCCATGAGCGCCTCCGGCTTCGGCGCCGGTGGCGCGGCCGGCGGCGTGCCCGGGATGGGTTCGCTGCCCGGCATGGGCAAGCGAGCCAAGGCCCGCCAGGCCCCCAAGGCCAAGAAGGGCAAGGGTGGTAAGAAGGGCAAGTCCGGCAACCCCGCGAAGGCCGCGCGCCAGGCCAAGGAGGCCGCGGCCGCCCGCGAGCAGCAGTCCTCCGCCCCCGCGGCCCCGGCCCAGCCTGCTGCGGGTTCCTCCTTCGGCATCGGTGGGGGTTCTCAGACCCCGGCCGCCGGCGGCTACGGCATCATGCCGGGTCAGGGGCAGCAGGCCGCCCCGGCGCTGCCCGCCGAGGACGAGGTCGCCGACGCGATGAACGCCCTCCCCGAGGACCTGCGTCGCCGACTTGGGCTCTGAGACCGGGTCATCTGACGCTCCACCACTGGGAGGGCTGAGCTCTCGACCCGGCGGTTCTGGCCCCGACCGGTACGGAATTCGTACCGGTCGGGGCCAGAACCGCCAGTTGGGGGAGATCGGCTGGGGGCTTCAGTCCGCCGGCTCCCAGAGGCGCAGCTCGCGGACCGCGAGGGTGACGGCGAGGATCGTGAGCGCGAGGCCCCGGAGCGGGAAGGCATCCCCCTCCAGCCACGGCCGCAGGACGAGCCAGGGTCCGTCGTCGGGGATGAGCGCGTCGACGAAGGCCCAGACGACGAAGGCGACGAGCGCCGTGCGCAGCCACCCCCACCGCTCGCTGGCTGTGCCCAGGAGGATCCCGGTCCACAGCAGGCCCGTGCCCGCGACGAGGACCTGGACGGCCTCGAGCAGGAGGTCCGAGGCGGTGACGGGCGCGTGCCACGGCCGGAGGTGGTCGATGGACCGGCCCAGCGCCCATACGACGAGGCAAAGGATGAGGACGCGCAGCGTGAGCAGAGCGGCCGCGCGCAGGCCCGTGCGGCGATTCGTACCGGCGAGGACTGCCGAGCAAAGGCGCCGGTGCACCCACAGGCCCAGGACGAGCGCCGCCGCGAGAGCGATAAGGACCATGTCGGGGGCGACGAGGGCGACGTGGTCGAGGTCGTGGTCGAGGAGTCCGCCGACGAGGGCGGCCGCAGCGACGAGAGCCACCGGTACGAGGATCCCGACGCAGGCCGGCAGGGTCATGGCGTTCGCGAGCCGGCCGGACACCGACGAGTGGCGGATCTGTGACGACCTGGGGGCACCGGCCGCCGACGGACGGGGCAGACTGAGGCCGCTCATCGTCCCGGCTCCCATCGCGTGATGAACCAGGTGAGGACGCCCGGCCCGACGAGCAACGCCCAGCCGAGGTGCGTGAGCCCCTCGCCGATCGGGATCGTGAGCAAGCCGATGCCCGGGAGCAACCACTGGAGGACGCCGAGCAGCCCCTGGTCCCCGAGGAGCGTGGGTGAACCGACGACGAGAGCCGCGAGGAGGACCAGGCTCGCCACGGTGGGATGCCCGCGCCACGTCGCTCGGGCGAGCACGCCCAGGACCTTGACCGCGAGGCAGGTGACGGCGTAGTCGAGGACCAGACCGGCGGGGCCGCCGGGCGCTGTGACGACGATGCCCGGAGTGCCCACTGCGGTCACCACGAGGATGGTCCCGGCAGGCAGCTGGAGGAGCACGAGGAGCCCGAGGCTGCCGAGCGCCGCACGCCGGACCGTGTGCCGCGAGACGCCGGCGTCGATCGCCCCTCGCAGGAGTCCCCAGCAGCCGGCGGCGCGCACGAGCCCGGCGAGCAGAGCGAGCTCCGCGAAGGCGCTCGCCGTCATCGTCACGTCCACCGCCTGGTGGGCGCGGGCGTCCAGGACGCCGTCGATCACGAGCGCGACGACCTCGATCACGAGGACGCCGAGGACGAACCACGCGCTCGTCGGGGCGAGGAGCCGGACGAGGCGGCTCGCCGTGATGGGCGCGCTGGCGCCTCGAGCGCTCGGCGTCGTGCTGGTGGGAGTGCTGTGGGTGAGAGCGCTCATCTCAGGCTCCCTTCGCGGAGTAGTGCTCGAGGACGTCGGTGAGGTCGGCCAGCGGCGCGCCGGGCGGGGTGCAGGCGGCGCGGAGGTCGTCGGCGGATCCCGCCGCGCCCACCGTCCCTCCGGTCAGGATGACGACGTCCTCGACGAGGTTCGCGATCTCCTCGACCTCGTGCGCCGCGATGACGACGGTGCCCTGCTCGGCGGCGTACTGCGCGAGCAGCGCGTCCCAGAAGCGGCGCCGCACGACGGCGTCCATGCCGAGGTGGACCTCGTCGAGGAGCAGCACGGGGGAGTGGGAGGCCAGGGCGAAGGCCGCATCGACGGCGGAGCGCTGCCCCTGTGACAGGCGCCGTGGCACGCAGTCGACGTCCACCTCGAAGAGCTCGAGGTAGCGGGCCAGGTCCCTCGAGGACCACAGGGGCCGGGTGGTGCGCCACAGTGCGATGGAGTCCGTGAGCCGGTTGTTCTCGAGCAGGCAGCGGCGCGTGCCCAGCAGCGCGACGGCGGCGCGCGGCCCTGGCTCGTCCCACACCTCCTGGCCGTCCAGGAGGACGCGGCCGGCACCCGGGCGGCGCAGCCCGGCGAGGAGGCCGAGGAGCGTCGACTTGCCGGAGCCGTTGCGGCCGAGGAGACCGGTCACGGTGCCGCCACGCAGGGTGAGGGAGACGTCGTGGAGCTCCCAGGCTGTGTGGCCGCCGAGCGGGCGACGGTAGCGGTAGCCGAGCGACTCGGCGACCAGGGCGGGCCCGGTGGACGAGCCGCCCTGGAGCCGGGTGGCGTCGAAGAGGTCGGTGCTCATGACTGCTCCTTCGCGGTCAGGGGAGGTCAGGGGTGTCGGGTGACTGGGACCGGAGGTGCTCTGCGGCCGCGGCGAGCAGCGCCTCGGCGTCGATCCCGAGGGCGAGACCGGCGTCGAGGGCGGGGCCCAGGACCTCGTCGGCGTAGGCGACACGGCGCTGTGCGACGAGGCGCTCGCGGGCGCCGTCGGCGACGAACATGCCGATGCCGCGCTGCTTGACGACGAGGCCCTCGTCGACGAGGAGGGCGACGGCCTTGTTCGCGGTGGCCGGGTTGATCCGGTAGCGGGTGGCGTACTCGGTGGTGGAGGTGAGGCGGTCGCCGTCGTCGAGGACGCCGGTGACGATCTGGTCGCGGACCTCGTCGGCGATCTGGAGGTAGATCGGGGTCGCGTCGTCGAAACTGCGGGCCACGGTGCACCTCCTGGCGTGCGTCCTGCGCGGCCGGGCCGGCTCCGCAGACGGGGTTAGTTACTCGACTAATGAACCACTTAACCTCTCGGCCGTCAAGCGCCTCCTGTGAGCGATCTCGCGGCCTCCTCCGCGTCACTCGCCCGTCATCCGGTGGCCAGGCGCCAGCGCCGTCTGGCAGAATCGCCTGCTGTACTCGGACGAGCGAGGGCCCCTCTCCCCGACCCCGTCCTAGTCTCGGCACCCGCCGGACACCGTTGCTTGACCCCACCGGGGGCCGGCGCGCGCCAAACCATCAGAACCAGGAGTTCACACAAGTGGCAGTCAAGATTCGCCTCAAGCGCATGGGCAAGAAGTTCGCGCCCTTCTACCGCGTCGTCGTCCTCGACGGTCGCAAGAAGCGCGACGGCCGTGTCATCGAGGAGATCGGCGTCTACGACCCGATGCAGGAGCCCTCGCTCATCCGCATCGACTCGGAGCGCGTGAAGTACTGGCTCGGAGTCGGCGCCCAGCCCTCCGACACGGTCTTCAACCTGCTCAAGATCACCGGCGACTACCAGTCCTTCAAGGGCATCAAGGGCGCCGAGGGCACGCAGAAGTTCCGCGACCCCGAGGCCGAGGCCGCCGCCAAGGCCGACCGCATCAAGGCCCTCGCCGACGACGCTGAGAAGCGCAAGGCCGCCGCCGCGGAGGACAAGGCCAAGGCCGAGAAGGAGGCCGCTGAGGCCGCCGCCGCCGAGGCCAAGGCCGCTGAGGAGGCCGCCTCCGAGGAGACCGCCGAGGCTCCGGCCGAGGAGGCCTGATCATGCTGGCCGACGCTCTCGAGCACCTCGTGCGGGGCATCGTCGACAACCCCGACGACGTCACCGTCACCTCCCGGTCGCTGCGCCGCGGCGACCTGCTCGAGGTTCGGGTCAACCCCGAGGACCTCGGTCGCGTCATCGGTCGCTCCGGCCGCACCGCCCGCGCCCTGCGCACGGTCGTCGGAGCACTCGCCGCCTCCCCGGTCCGCGTCGACGTCGTCGACACCGACCGCCGGTGAGCAGCTGATCGCCAGATCGCAGCAGTCAACCGACTGAGCCGTCGCCCGGCTCCCCGTCACGGGGAGCCGGGCGACGCGCGTTCCCGGGCGGGCGCCGTCGGGGCGCCGGGCCCATGCCCCATTCGGCCCACCGTCGGTGCGAGGAAGCGCTCACCCGCGCGCCCGGGGCTCCCGGCCCGCCACGGTAGGTTGGTTCCGTGCTCCTCACCGTCGCCGTCATCGGCCCCGCCCACGCCCTCAAGGGCGAGGTCCGCCTCGAGATCCGCACCGACGACCCCGACGGGCGCCTCGCCCCCGGCACCGTCCTGCCGACCGAGCCCGCCGAGCGAGGCCCCCTCACCGTCTCCCGCCTCCGCTTCGACGGCCAGCGCTGGTTCGCCGCCTTCGAGGAGGCCCCCGACCGCACGGCCGCCGAGGCCCTGCGCGGCACCGCCCTCCTCGTCGACACCGACTCCGAGGAGGGCGACGACGAGGACGAGGAGTCCTGGTACCTCCACGAGCTCGTCGGCCTCACCGCCGTCCTCGCCCGCGACGGCGCCGGAGCCGAGGGCACTGCGGCCGCGACTGTCCTCGGTGAGGTCGTCGACCTCGAGGAGGGCGTCGCCCAGGACCGCCTCGTCGTCCGCACCCCCGACGGCGAGGAGATCGCCGTCCCCTTCGTCGAGGAGATCGTCCCCGAGATCGACGCCGAGGCCGGCACCGTCGTCATCGACCCGCCCGGCGGGCTCTTCCCCGGCCTCGGCGAGGCCGAGGAGGTGCGCGAGTGACCGCGTCCACCGCCGCCCCGGCCCGCGCGAGCCGCCCCGACCCCCTGCGCCTCGACGTCGTCACCATCTTCCCGGACTACCTGCGCGTCCTGGACCTCTCCCTCATCGGGAAGGCCACCGCCGACGGCCTCATCGACCTGCGCGTCCACGACCTGCGCGACTGGACCCACGACCGCCACCGCACCGTCGACGACACCCCGCTCGGCGGGGGAGCGGGCATGGTCATGAAGCCCGACGTGTGGGGCGAGGCCCTCGACGAGGTCCTCGACCTGCCCGCCGACGCCGCCGAGGCCCGCGCCGCCCTCGACCGACGCGCCGGCCATCCCGTGCTGATCGTCCCCACCCCCTCCGGGCGGGTCTTCACCCAGCGCGTCGCCGAGCGCCTCGCCGGCGCCTCCCAGATCGCCTTCGCGTGCGGCCGCTACGAGGGCATCGACGACCGCGTCGCCCACCACTACCGCGACGCCGGCGTCGAGGTCCTCGAGCTGTCCATCGGCGACTACGTCCTCAACGGCGGCGAGGTCGCCTCCCTCGTCATGATCGAGGCCGTCGCCCGCCTGCGGCCGGGCGTCCTCGGCAACCCCGAGTCCGTCGTCGAGGAGTCCCACTCCACCGAGGGGCTTCTCGAGCACCCCGCCTACACGCGCCCCATCGCCTGGCGCGGCCTCGACGTCACCGACCTCGCTCCGGGCCTCACCGGCGGCGACCACGGCGCCGTCGCCCGCACCCGCCGCGACGAGGCCATCGCACGCACCGCCGCCCGACGTCCCGACATGATCGAGGCCCTCGACCCCGCCGGCCTCGACGCCGCCGACCGCGCCGCCCTCGCCCGGGGCGGCTGGGCCCTGCCCGCCGGCGCCGAGCGCCCCGTGGAGCTCGTTCTTCGACCCGCCCTCCCCGAGGACGCCGACGCCGTCGCGGCGCTCGCCGCCCGGACCTTCCCCGACGCCTGCCCGCCCTTCCTCACCGACGAGCAGATCGCCGCCCACGTCGCCGCCAACCTCACCCCGGAGCGCTTCGCCGCCTGGATCGCCGATCCGCGCGTCGTCGTCACGGTCGCCGAGCTGCCGGGCGGTCTGCCCGCCGGACCGGACGGCGAGGCCGTCGTCGCCGGCGAGCTCGTCGGCTACAGCGCCGTCGTCGCCGAGGTCCCCGACGCCGACGGCGCCCTGCCCGTCGGCCTGGACGAGCGCCCCGACGCCGTCGCCGTCCCCGCCGGGGCCGACGACGCCCCCGGCCTCGCCGCCGAGCTGTCCAAG from Actinomyces radicidentis includes these protein-coding regions:
- the ffh gene encoding signal recognition particle protein, translated to MFGNLSDRLTASFKSLRGKGRLTDADIDETVSEIRRALLEADVALPVVRSFTAAVREKAKDAARSQALNPAQQIVKIVNEELIEILGGETRDLNWADRGPTIIMLAGLQGAGKTTLAGKLGHWLKEDGKRVLLVASDLQRPNAVTQLSVVAERAGVDVWAPEPGNGVGDPVHVARTGVEQARTHGYDVVVVDTAGRLGVDAEMMDQAIRIRDAVQPHEVLFVLDAMVGQDAVNTSVAFRDGVGFTGVVLSKLDGDARGGAALSVRGVTGAPVLFSSTGEGLDDFERFHADRMASRILDMGDLLTLIEQAEKTFDQAEAEDAAARMARGEFTLDDFLSQLRQIRKMGSMKKLLGMMPGMGQMREAIENFDEREVDRVEAIVCSMTPAERKDLSILNGSRRQRIAKGSGNTVQAVNELVERFEQAKKMMEAMSASGFGAGGAAGGVPGMGSLPGMGKRAKARQAPKAKKGKGGKKGKSGNPAKAARQAKEAAAAREQQSSAPAAPAQPAAGSSFGIGGGSQTPAAGGYGIMPGQGQQAAPALPAEDEVADAMNALPEDLRRRLGL
- a CDS encoding ATP-binding cassette domain-containing protein, which translates into the protein MSTDLFDATRLQGGSSTGPALVAESLGYRYRRPLGGHTAWELHDVSLTLRGGTVTGLLGRNGSGKSTLLGLLAGLRRPGAGRVLLDGQEVWDEPGPRAAVALLGTRRCLLENNRLTDSIALWRTTRPLWSSRDLARYLELFEVDVDCVPRRLSQGQRSAVDAAFALASHSPVLLLDEVHLGMDAVVRRRFWDALLAQYAAEQGTVVIAAHEVEEIANLVEDVVILTGGTVGAAGSADDLRAACTPPGAPLADLTDVLEHYSAKGA
- a CDS encoding GntR family transcriptional regulator, with amino-acid sequence MARSFDDATPIYLQIADEVRDQIVTGVLDDGDRLTSTTEYATRYRINPATANKAVALLVDEGLVVKQRGIGMFVADGARERLVAQRRVAYADEVLGPALDAGLALGIDAEALLAAAAEHLRSQSPDTPDLP
- the rpsP gene encoding 30S ribosomal protein S16, which gives rise to MAVKIRLKRMGKKFAPFYRVVVLDGRKKRDGRVIEEIGVYDPMQEPSLIRIDSERVKYWLGVGAQPSDTVFNLLKITGDYQSFKGIKGAEGTQKFRDPEAEAAAKADRIKALADDAEKRKAAAAEDKAKAEKEAAEAAAAEAKAAEEAASEETAEAPAEEA
- a CDS encoding RNA-binding protein, which gives rise to MLADALEHLVRGIVDNPDDVTVTSRSLRRGDLLEVRVNPEDLGRVIGRSGRTARALRTVVGALAASPVRVDVVDTDRR
- the rimM gene encoding ribosome maturation factor RimM (Essential for efficient processing of 16S rRNA); the encoded protein is MLLTVAVIGPAHALKGEVRLEIRTDDPDGRLAPGTVLPTEPAERGPLTVSRLRFDGQRWFAAFEEAPDRTAAEALRGTALLVDTDSEEGDDEDEESWYLHELVGLTAVLARDGAGAEGTAAATVLGEVVDLEEGVAQDRLVVRTPDGEEIAVPFVEEIVPEIDAEAGTVVIDPPGGLFPGLGEAEEVRE